From Dryobates pubescens isolate bDryPub1 chromosome 22, bDryPub1.pri, whole genome shotgun sequence, the proteins below share one genomic window:
- the RPS13 gene encoding 40S ribosomal protein S13, with protein MGRMHAPGKGLSQSALPYRRSVPTWLKLTSDDVKEQIYKLAKKGLTPSQIGVILRDSHGVAQVRFVTGNKILRILKSKGLAPDLPEDLYHLIKKAVAVRKHLERNRKDKDAKFRLILIESRIHRLARYYKTKRVLPPNWKYESSTASALVA; from the exons ATGGGTCGCATGCACGCTCCCGG AAAGGGCTTGTCCCAGTCAGCTTTGCCCTACAGACGCAGCGTGCCAACA TGGCTGAAACTTACTTCTGATGATGTAAAGGAACAGATCTACAAGCTGGCTAAAAAAGGCCTGACTCCCTCTCAAATTG GTGTGATCCTGAGGGATTCCCATGGTGTTGCTCAGGTTCGCTTTGTTACTGGCAACAAAATTCTGAGAATCCTTAAATCAAAGGGACTGGCCCCAGACCTTCCGGAGGATCTCTATCACTTGATCAAGAAAGCTGTTGCTGTTCGCAAGCATCTTGAGAGAAACAGAAAG GATAAAGACGCCAAGTTCCGCCTGATTCTGATTGAAAGCAGAATCCATCGGCTGGCTCGCTACTACAAAACCAAGAGAGTGCTGCCACCTAACTGGAAGTA tGAATCATCAACGGCTTCTGCCCTGGTCGCATAA